The genomic stretch CGGTGACCGCCAGAATGTCGTCTTGGCGCAAGGTCTTCTTCAACCATTCTGCCGCCGCGTGACCGATCGCCTTTTTCACCAATGGATCGGCATCGGCGTCCCCGGCCACGATGTGCACTTCCTGCAGTCCCAACTTCTCAGCCAACCGTCGCTCTTTCTCGGCCAACCCTTCTACTTCGCGGATCACATCGGCCAACTGCACAAGCAGGTTGATGCCGCGCTCCGTCAGGTGCATCCCGACCGTTTCCACGACGATCAGCCCCTGATCTTTTAAAAAATCGACTTCGGCGCGGAGTATGCGCTCGGTCGTATTCAATTGTTGCGCTAAGGCTCGTCTGCCGATCGGCTGGGTAAGATAGAGATGATGCAAGATGCGGTAGCGCTTTTTCATCATTTCGATCAGATCTGGCACGAGCTGTTGCTGAAGCTCCAACAGGTGTGTTGGCACAACATTCACCTTCCTGAGTCTTCCTAATCGGGACTCAAATCGTCCCTCGTATGCAAATAGTGTCCCACAACTGGTGAAAAAAATGCAGACGCAACGGTCTGCTCCTTTTTATCTTATCCAACTATCGGTCATTGCGCAACCGCTTTTCCTTATTCTTCATATCGTTTGCGTAAAGACGATGAGGGGATGTGCTCTTCTTCACGATATTTGGCCACCGTGCGGCGCGCGATCTCAATGCCTTTTTCCTGCAACAGTTCGGTCAGCTTTTGGTCGCTGAGCGGCTTGCGCGGGTTCTCGGCCTCGACCAGCTGTTTGATCTCCGATTTGATGCTTTCGGCCGAAGCGCTTTCGCCAGATGTGGTCTGAACGCCCGAGGTGAAAAAGTATTTTAGTTCAAATACACCGCGCGGCGTCTGCACATACTTGCCGGTGGTGGCGCGGGAGACGGTCGATTCGTGCATGCCGATCTTTTCAGCGACCTGACGGAGCGTCAGCGGCTTGAGGGCGCGAACTCCCTGCTCAAAAAAGGCGCGTTGCAACTCGACGATCGCTGTGGTGACGTTGTAGATCGTCTGCCTGCGCTGCTCGATCGACTTGAGCAGCCAGAGCGCATGGCTCAGCTTGCTGTTGATGTAATCTTTCGTCTCTTTGTGCAGTTCATCGCTGGAAGTCAACATGTTGCGGTAAAAGTCGTTGATGCGCAGGCGCGGTACCGACTTGTCATTGACGATGACCACATAGTCGCTTCCGACTCGCTCCACCGTCACATCGGGGATGATGAAGGAAGGCGATTCGGTCGAGTACATGCGCCCCGGTTTGGGATCGAGCTTTTTGAGCAGATCGACCATCCGTTGCACCTCGACAGGCGAAACGTTTAACAGCCCCGCGACGCGGGTGATCCGCCCTTGGGCCACCTCTTCGAGATAGTGGTCGATCAAGCGCTCGATCGCAGGGGGGACGTTTTCCATTTCGGCCAACTGCAAGCGGAGACACTCCCCGAGATTGCGCGCGCCGACCCCAGTCGGCTCCAAGCTTTGCACGTGCTGCAAGGCGTGCAAGACGCGCTCCTTTTGCACGGCAAGCGCCACAGCACAATCTTCCACCGACAGCGTGAGGTAGCCGTTGCTGTCGAGATTGCCGATCAGATACGTCCCGATGCGGAGCATTTCTCCGGTGAGCGGCAGCAGTCGGAGCTGCTTTTCCAGATGTTCATGCAAGGTGACCCCTTGGCGGATGCCGTCTTGCGCTTCTTCTTGCGCCGGAGCATACGAACCGCCAGCCGTCTGCGAACCACCGTTTTGACGCAGTTCTTTGGCCAGTTCGGTCCAATCGATCGTGCGTTCCACTTCGAGCATCGGGTTGTGCTGCGTTTCGCTTTCCAAAAAGTCGAGCAGTTCGAGTGACGAGAACTGCAGCACGGTGATCGCTTGGCGGAGTTCTGGCGTCATGATCAGCTTTTGTGTCTGTTCCTGCCAGAGTCCGTAGCCCATTCCTACCTGCATGCTCTCCTCACCCTTTCGCTTCTTGCTTTGCTTCTAAGTGTAGCAAAACGTCATCGGAAAAGCGATTGCTAGGTTTAGACAAACAGGACGTGCACCCGCCCAGACTGATCGAGCAATGCATATCGGACATCCCGAATGTCATAGATTTGCAATTGGGAGAGCATCTCGCGCACCCAAGGTTCCGACTTGCCCAGTTTCATTAAATTGTCATAGACCAGCTTTCCGTGCCGAACGAGGGGCATCGGCTGCGCGGTGAGTTCCTCCATGCTCAGACTCCTTTTTTGATGTGCAAAACATCCTTTTTATTCAGGGTGCCGTAAACCAGCGCAAAAAATTCATTGTTCTTATCAGGCAGACCTGTCGAATATGCTCGTAGTATAGACATTCAGAAGGAGGAGACTGCCTTGCGGATTGGATTTATCGGGACAGGGAGTATGGGAGGTATGTTAGTCCGGGCGTTTTCCCAGTCCACGCCCCCTTCGGAGCTTCAGGTCGTCGCCTGCAACCGAAGTCCGGAAAAACTGGCCCAAATCACGTCGCGCTTTCCCCACGTGGAAACGGCTGCATCCCCTGAAGAAACGGTTTCCCGCTCCGACATCGTCTTTTTGTGCGTGAAACCTGGCGATGCTAAGGGTGTCATACAGCAAGTCTTGCCTTATATTCGGGAAAATCATTATTTTATCTCGATCAACAGTGCGGTGATGCTTGAGGAGATGGAAGCGATCCTACCCTGTCGCGTGAGCAAAATCATCCCGTCGATCACGCAAGTCGGGCTGTCTGGCGTCACGCTGGTCATGCATGGCAGCCGCATGCACACCGAGGAGCGCCGCTTTATTGAAGGCTGGCTTGAGCGCATCTCCAAACCGATCGTTGTCGAGGAATCAGACCTGCGCGTCTGCTCCGACCTCAGTTCGTGCGGACCAGCTTTTTTGGCGGTGATGCTGCGTGAGTTTGCGATGGCGGCGGTCAGACAGGGCGGGATTCCACGCGATTTGGCCGATTCGCTGGTCAAAGAGATGACGATGGGGGTCGGGAAACTGCTGACCGAAGAAGGCTTTGAGTTTGAAGACATCATCCGCCGCGTCGCGGTGCCAGGCGGGATCACCGCCGAAGGGATCAAAGTGCTGCACCCGTCCTTACACGGGGTGTTCGACCAACTGCTGGTCACGACCCGCTCCAAATCGAAACATCACGGAACGGCTGAGCACGACCATAAGTGAGCATAACAAAAAGCGGGGTCACCAAGACCCCGCTCCCTTCTGTTTCATTAAATGTGCTGTTGATGACGCCGCACATACGCCCAGTGGTTGGTCGGTCCATGACCTTGACCCAAGCCGAGCGAATCTTCGATCGCACAGGTGATAAACTGCTTGGCGGTATGTACCGCTTCATAAACCGCAGCGCCTTTCGCCAATTCGGACGTGATCGCGGCAGAAAATGTGCAACCCGTCCCATGCGTGTGCTTGGTCTCAAAACGCGGCGAGACAAATTCGGCAAACTGCTCCCCATCGTACAAAATGTCGAGCGCATCGCCTTCGAGGTGTCCGCCTTTGACGAGAACATAGCGCGTGCCAAAGCTGTGAATCTGGCGCGCCGCTTCCTTCATCTCTTCCACCGTGCGGATCGTGCGTCCAGTCAGCACTTCCGCTTCCGGCAAATTCGGCGTGACGACGGTGGCGAGCGGAAGCAAGTGGCGGATCAACGCTTGCTGTGAATCATTTTCCAGCAGCTGCGCTCCGCCTTTGGCAACCATGACCGGATCGACGACAAGGTTCGGCAGTTGGTGTTCTTTGATCTTCATGGCGACCGTTTCGATGATCGGCACTTGTGCCAGCATGCCGGTCTTGATCGCATCCACGCCGAGATCGACGGCGACAGCATCGATCTGCTGTGCGATCGCCTCCAGCGACAAGTTGTAGATGCCGTGAACACCCAGCGTATTCTGGGCGGTAACGGCGGTCAGGGCGCTCATTCCATACACGCCTAGTACGGTAAACGTCTTCAAATCGGCTTGGATTCCGGCGCCGCCGCCCGAATCACTGCCTGCAATCGTAAGCGCACGAGATACAGTCATTCTCTGATCCCCTCCATTCGGTGCTGTCCTCTATTTTACCAAGACCGGTGCAAACTTCACAGTTGCTTTTTGCAAACGATTCCTGTATCATAGCAATTGTTCTTCTTCACAAGAACATGCTCATTTCACAACATGTGCCCTTAGTGTATCGGATATCACGGTGGCCTCCGGAGCCGCAGAGGCAGGTTCGACTCCTGCAGGGCACGCCAACAGATCGAAGAAAGAAAGGCTTCCTACAAGCGTAGGAAGCCTTTTTCTATTTCATGCCTTATCTTTTTTCTTTAAGCTTGAAACTTCTTGCCTAAAACATCGTCTTACATAGTAAGAGGAAAATAACCCCCAAGGAGGACTCCCCTCATGAAAAAGCCACTTCTCGCAGGTTTGATCGCAGGCGCACTGACGACAGCGCTGTTCTCCAGTTCGGCGCAGGCAAGCGTCGAGCTCTCCCCATCCGTTCCACAGTTGCAACCCGGTGTGTGGGACTATGTTCAGGAACACCATCTGCGCGACCTGCCCGACCCCAACGAAACGCTGGCGATGGTGCAAGCCTACGCGAACACCGCACCGACTGCCGAGCAGATCCCCTACTACCGCGCGCTCGTTCAAAAATATCCGGAAAGTCGTCACGCGCACGAGCGGCTCGTCAGCGCCTTGCAGTCATCGCTGCAAGACGGTCATGACCCACACCCCGCCAAGACAAATGTTGAAATCCTCCAACATTATTTGACCGCATCAAAAATTGCCGATTCCTTTGGCCAAACGCTCTACATAGAGAGCATCCGCCACTATGCGCTCGAATCCAGCATGCCGGAGAAAGCATCCGAATGGTATGACAAACTCCTTCGTAAAAATCCGTACAACTGGAATCTCAACATGACCTATGCGGAGCTCAACAAAGCGCTGAACAATCCGAAAGCGGAACTGTTCTACCTAAAAGCGATCAGCGCTCGCCCGGAAGGCAACCTGGATGCTCACATCGGCTACACCGAGTATCTGCTCGACCAAGGCCGCTATGCCGAAGCGTTTCGCGTCGCACTGCTGCCCGGTGAAAAAAGCGATTACCTCGATTTTCTACACGGGTACGCATTAGAAAAAATGGGCCGGGGCTTCCTCGCCGCCTCGTACTATTATCAAGCGCAAGGATTCTCCAAAGACTTCCCATTCCCCTCGCGCTATCAGATTGCAGCGAGCCCTTACCAAACTGGACTTCATTTTCTCGACTAATCCACGCCGCCTCTTTCTCGATGAAGGAGGCGGCTTTTTTGCGGTCTGCACCCGGAGCGCCCTATGGTCTCCGCCGCCAAACGCATGTCCAGCTTGGCGCCACCATCCTCGCGCCTCGTCTTTGCTACATGTACCGCCACCTTCCACCTTCCGCTTCACTGCTTATCCCTTCAGATCGAGAGCACATCCACATTAAAAATACCTCAACATTTTCTGGAACATTTTTTGTATTACTTCTTATATCGTATATAAAAATTGAACATTGTGAACTTACATGCTATGTGTTATCCTTTTCCCGTATCATTATAATATTTTTTACATTCGGAGGTGTTTCACTATGAAAAAGCTGTTCAGCATCATGCTGGCAGCAGCACTGCTGCTCCCTCCTGCAGGAATGGAATGGAGCGGTAGCGCAGTTGCGACTGCTGCCTCGGACAAGAAGTTCCAACCCGGGGTAGAAGAGTTCATCCAAGGCAACTACCTCGGTCATGCCAACGAACTTCCGGACCCGAACGAGTCTGTCGAAGTGTTGCAGAGCTACCTGACCGCCAAGGGTTCGCCCAAAGAACTCGACACGTTCAAGAATCTGGTGAAGAAGTTCCCCGATTCCCGCCATGCCAATGTCGGTCTCGCGATGGCGTACTACAACGAGTTCGCCGCGACGAAAGACAGCAAACTGGCCAAACTCGCTTTGCAGCACGAACTGAAAGCGGCCGAAATCGCACTGACTTACGGCAAGGTGCAGTACACCGGCTGGATCAAACAGATCGCGCTGGATGCAGGCACGCCGGAAGCGGCCGTCGCGTTTTTTGACAAAGCGCTCGCCGCTTACCCTGGCGATTTCGAAGCAGCTCTGCACAAAGCAGAAACGTTGGGCAAGATGGGCAAAAAAGCGGAGGCAGAAGCTTCCTTTAAACAGGCGGTCGATCACCGCCCGGCGGGCAACATCGATGCGCACGCTTCCTATGCCGAATTCTTGCTTGAGCAAGGCCGCTACGAAGAGGCTGCGCTGAACACGATCCTGATCGGTGAAAGCGCGTACTACATCAGCTTCCTGCACGGCTATGCGCTTGAGAAATTGGGCAAAGGCGAAGAAGCGCAAGCGCATTACGCCAAATTTGCTGAGTTCTCCCAATCGTTCCCGGCTCCGGCGAAGTTTAAGATCGAGCGTTCCGCCTACCAACTCGGCCTCAGCTTCGAACAACCGGTCGGCGCTGTTGCCAGCGCAAAAATGAGCCCAGACAACACGCTCGAAGCGGTGATCATGCCTGAAGCAACCACGGCGACGACCAACCTGTCATGGGCGGTCACCTGTGAGGCAGGCGGCGAAACGGTCGGCGGCATGCGCATGGTCGGCTGGTCGATTCGTCAGCGCGTCAACCGCGGCTCGACCAAAGTAAACGGCACGACCTGCCTGTCTGTCACCAACTCCGGAACGACGATGGATGACAAATACGGCAACGTCATCTGCCAATCAAGCCAATATTCTGGCGTCACCTGCAACTCGTCCAAAGATGTAACCAAGTGCACCAACTCGAACGTCCGCACGACGACGACCAACCAAGTCGCGTTTGACGTGTACAATGGCCTGGTGCCAGACCCGTACACCGGGTACTGCCCGACCGGCACGAGCAGCAGCACGACCTACTGCACGGCGACCTGCACAGGTGCCACGAACAACACAACCTCCTTTACCGTAAAAACTCCGCACTCGTTCTTGGCCTACTCGCATGCTCCGCTGTGGGGCTGTGCAATCAATGCGGGTGCCGTTTGCGGTAACGGCGGCGGCGACAACTATTTTGACTACAACAACGCGAACAACTAATGCCTGAATGAAGAGGGCTTCGGCCCTCTTCTCCTTCACAAGCACAGAGGAGAGAAAACATGAAAAAATGGCTGGCTCCCGTATTGATTCTCTTTGGTGTTCTGATCATCATCCAATCTGTTGCCATCGTCCTTACCCTATTTAAAATGAACGATCTGGAGCAAGCGCTCCCCGCACTGAGCAAACAGGTTCAACAGGCGGCTGAAGACCCCAATCAAAACGTTGACAAGCCGGGCGCGCAAACAGCCCCGACCCCGGTCGAATCGGAAGGCTTCCCAGAGCGGGGACCCAAAGATGCAGCGGTGACCATCGTCGAATTTACCGACTTCGAATGCACCTTCTGCAAATCGGTACAACCGACGATCGAGCAAGTGATGGAAAAGTATGACGGCAAAGTCCGCCATGTGTTCCGCAACTACCCGATCGGGGCGATTCATGCCGGAGCGGTCAATGCCGCGATGGCCGGACTCTGCGCGAACGATCAAAATAAATTCTGGGACTATCACGACCAACTCTTTGCCAAAGCGAACGACAGCGGCTCGCTAACCAAAGAATTGCTCAAACAAACGGCGGTAGACCTCGGCCTGAACGCATCTGCATTTAACACCTGCTTCGACAACAAAACGCACCTCGACCGCGTCCAAAAAGACTTTGAAGCGGGCAACACCTACACCGTTTCCGGCACGCCGACCTTTTTCATCAACAACCGCATCGTCACTGGTGCTCAACCGTTCGATGTTTTCACTGAAATTATCGAAGAAGAGCTGGCCAAAGCTGCCAAATCATAAGAGGGACCCCGGAGGGTCCCTCTATTTTGTGACGTGCTCGTTCTCCATCACCCGCGGCAACGTGTCCCAGCGGACGATCAGATCGTTCATTTTAAACTCCCACTTGGCGCGTTCCCAACCGGGTCGGCACGTTTCAACCGGGAGCAATGCACCATCATTCGTGCGGTCATGGCATTCTCCGTGGTTGAAGAGACCGTCCTGACTGGCCAGATAGAACAGATTGTCGGTCGCAAAGGTCGTCGGGTTGGCGTACTGGCGCAAAGCGGAGAAGCTCTGACCTGGCTGCATGTTCAGCAGGTCTTGGCCGAAATAGAACACTTTGCTTTTGTCCACACCAAGCAGGTTGACCAGCGTCGGCATCAGGTCCATCTGCCCACCTGGGGTGTGGTTGACGCCAGCTTCGATACCTCCGGGCAGACGGATGAAGAGCGGTACCTTCTTTTGTTCGTGATAGAGGTAATCGTCCACCTCACGCCCGATCCCTTCATATTTGCCGATCTCCTGCTTGTCCAGACCGTTCGCAAAATGATCGCCATACACGACGAACAGGGATTCGTCCATGATGCCTCGTTCTTTTAACTCCGCCATGTACTCGCCTAGCGCTTTGTCCGCATAGTGCTGTGCATGCAAGTAGTCGGTGAACAAC from Tumebacillus algifaecis encodes the following:
- a CDS encoding DsbA family protein, yielding MKKWLAPVLILFGVLIIIQSVAIVLTLFKMNDLEQALPALSKQVQQAAEDPNQNVDKPGAQTAPTPVESEGFPERGPKDAAVTIVEFTDFECTFCKSVQPTIEQVMEKYDGKVRHVFRNYPIGAIHAGAVNAAMAGLCANDQNKFWDYHDQLFAKANDSGSLTKELLKQTAVDLGLNASAFNTCFDNKTHLDRVQKDFEAGNTYTVSGTPTFFINNRIVTGAQPFDVFTEIIEEELAKAAKS
- the thiD gene encoding bifunctional hydroxymethylpyrimidine kinase/phosphomethylpyrimidine kinase — its product is MTVSRALTIAGSDSGGGAGIQADLKTFTVLGVYGMSALTAVTAQNTLGVHGIYNLSLEAIAQQIDAVAVDLGVDAIKTGMLAQVPIIETVAMKIKEHQLPNLVVDPVMVAKGGAQLLENDSQQALIRHLLPLATVVTPNLPEAEVLTGRTIRTVEEMKEAARQIHSFGTRYVLVKGGHLEGDALDILYDGEQFAEFVSPRFETKHTHGTGCTFSAAITSELAKGAAVYEAVHTAKQFITCAIEDSLGLGQGHGPTNHWAYVRRHQQHI
- a CDS encoding YetF domain-containing protein yields the protein MEELTAQPMPLVRHGKLVYDNLMKLGKSEPWVREMLSQLQIYDIRDVRYALLDQSGRVHVLFV
- a CDS encoding tetratricopeptide repeat protein, with product MKKLFSIMLAAALLLPPAGMEWSGSAVATAASDKKFQPGVEEFIQGNYLGHANELPDPNESVEVLQSYLTAKGSPKELDTFKNLVKKFPDSRHANVGLAMAYYNEFAATKDSKLAKLALQHELKAAEIALTYGKVQYTGWIKQIALDAGTPEAAVAFFDKALAAYPGDFEAALHKAETLGKMGKKAEAEASFKQAVDHRPAGNIDAHASYAEFLLEQGRYEEAALNTILIGESAYYISFLHGYALEKLGKGEEAQAHYAKFAEFSQSFPAPAKFKIERSAYQLGLSFEQPVGAVASAKMSPDNTLEAVIMPEATTATTNLSWAVTCEAGGETVGGMRMVGWSIRQRVNRGSTKVNGTTCLSVTNSGTTMDDKYGNVICQSSQYSGVTCNSSKDVTKCTNSNVRTTTTNQVAFDVYNGLVPDPYTGYCPTGTSSSTTYCTATCTGATNNTTSFTVKTPHSFLAYSHAPLWGCAINAGAVCGNGGGDNYFDYNNANN
- the rpoN gene encoding RNA polymerase factor sigma-54, with product MQVGMGYGLWQEQTQKLIMTPELRQAITVLQFSSLELLDFLESETQHNPMLEVERTIDWTELAKELRQNGGSQTAGGSYAPAQEEAQDGIRQGVTLHEHLEKQLRLLPLTGEMLRIGTYLIGNLDSNGYLTLSVEDCAVALAVQKERVLHALQHVQSLEPTGVGARNLGECLRLQLAEMENVPPAIERLIDHYLEEVAQGRITRVAGLLNVSPVEVQRMVDLLKKLDPKPGRMYSTESPSFIIPDVTVERVGSDYVVIVNDKSVPRLRINDFYRNMLTSSDELHKETKDYINSKLSHALWLLKSIEQRRQTIYNVTTAIVELQRAFFEQGVRALKPLTLRQVAEKIGMHESTVSRATTGKYVQTPRGVFELKYFFTSGVQTTSGESASAESIKSEIKQLVEAENPRKPLSDQKLTELLQEKGIEIARRTVAKYREEEHIPSSSLRKRYEE
- a CDS encoding tetratricopeptide repeat protein encodes the protein MKKPLLAGLIAGALTTALFSSSAQASVELSPSVPQLQPGVWDYVQEHHLRDLPDPNETLAMVQAYANTAPTAEQIPYYRALVQKYPESRHAHERLVSALQSSLQDGHDPHPAKTNVEILQHYLTASKIADSFGQTLYIESIRHYALESSMPEKASEWYDKLLRKNPYNWNLNMTYAELNKALNNPKAELFYLKAISARPEGNLDAHIGYTEYLLDQGRYAEAFRVALLPGEKSDYLDFLHGYALEKMGRGFLAASYYYQAQGFSKDFPFPSRYQIAASPYQTGLHFLD
- a CDS encoding pyrroline-5-carboxylate reductase dimerization domain-containing protein — translated: MRIGFIGTGSMGGMLVRAFSQSTPPSELQVVACNRSPEKLAQITSRFPHVETAASPEETVSRSDIVFLCVKPGDAKGVIQQVLPYIRENHYFISINSAVMLEEMEAILPCRVSKIIPSITQVGLSGVTLVMHGSRMHTEERRFIEGWLERISKPIVVEESDLRVCSDLSSCGPAFLAVMLREFAMAAVRQGGIPRDLADSLVKEMTMGVGKLLTEEGFEFEDIIRRVAVPGGITAEGIKVLHPSLHGVFDQLLVTTRSKSKHHGTAEHDHK